A single region of the Eleginops maclovinus isolate JMC-PN-2008 ecotype Puerto Natales chromosome 16, JC_Emac_rtc_rv5, whole genome shotgun sequence genome encodes:
- the LOC134877994 gene encoding uncharacterized protein LOC134877994, producing the protein MNSVMVRDQRLTHHGRHCQSKSKICRRRTLHQSTLDLGDTAPCYTTTHSQSYSGVSADGHPLIFHLRDPSFPSQHWTRLELSTSSNALQGPLQGPLQSHSADVHGPKHITLRTDQRELNWVRYLSGWVVRDITNPQSPSESWTSHRAGHTLPAAEEPCLQAGGRATQWHQHNILTGEPRQQAGGQRGAFKRRRDELLWMTRPRETDCTAFRLY; encoded by the exons ATGAACAGTGTGATGGTCAGGGACCAGAGGTTGACCCACCATGGTCGGCACTGTCAAAGTAAATCAAAGATCTGCAGACGGAGGACTCTGCATCAAAGCACCTTGGACCTGGGTGACACAGCACCCTGCTATACCACCACCCACAGCCAG AGTTATTCTGGGGTGTCTGCTGATGGACATCCTCTCATCTTCCACCTGAGAGATCCTAGCTTTCCCTCCCAGCACTGGACCCGGCTGGAGCTCAGTACCAGCAGCAATGCGCTACAGGGGCCACTGCAGGGGCCGCTGCAGTCACACAGTGCAGACGTGCACGGGCCCAAACACATAACCCTG AGGACCGACCAGAGGGAATTGAACTGGGTTCGGTACCTCAGTGGCTGGGTAGTCAGAGACATCACTAACCCACAGTCCCCCTCTGAGTCCTGGACCTCCCACAGAGCAGGACACACACTCCCAGCAGCAGAGGAACCCTGTCTGCAAGCTGGAGGCAGAGCAACACAGTGGCATCAACACAACATACTGACAG GTGAGCCAAGGCAGCAGGCGGGGGGGCAAAGGGGTGCCTTCAAGAGGCGCAGAGATGAACTGCTGTGGATGACGAGGCCCCGGGAGACAGACTGCACTGCCTTCAGACTGTACTGA